One part of the Arabidopsis thaliana chromosome 1 sequence genome encodes these proteins:
- a CDS encoding Cytochrome b561/ferric reductase transmembrane protein family (Cytochrome b561/ferric reductase transmembrane protein family; LOCATED IN: endomembrane system, integral to membrane; EXPRESSED IN: 16 plant structures; EXPRESSED DURING: 7 growth stages; CONTAINS InterPro DOMAIN/s: Cytochrome b561, eukaryote (InterPro:IPR004877), Cytochrome b561/ferric reductase transmembrane (InterPro:IPR006593); BEST Arabidopsis thaliana protein match is: Cytochrome b561/ferric reductase transmembrane protein family (TAIR:AT4G25570.1); Has 599 Blast hits to 596 proteins in 97 species: Archae - 0; Bacteria - 0; Metazoa - 368; Fungi - 6; Plants - 197; Viruses - 0; Other Eukaryotes - 28 (source: NCBI BLink).), translated as MNLSGDRTTLKRHSSLSTLVAHFFGILAVVLMLIWLLHYREGIEYGSDNPLKVLNVHPFLMYCGFLFLVGQAMMTYKTAYASHQVQKMVHGGLHLIGLVLGIVGICAAFRFHDKVNLKDMVSLHSWIGLTTFILLGVQWLFGAFTFLAPQSSSGTRTRMMPWHVLGGRALLYMGIVAALTGLMQRATMLGQSTNAESRLINFLGLAILLFGVSVDFSVALGRYN; from the exons ATGAATCTCTCAGGGGATCGAACAACTCTAAAGCGTCACTCGTCGCTTTCAACACTTGTGGCTCATTTCTTTGGCATCTTAGCTGTTGTTCTGATGCTAATTTGGCTTCTCCACTACCGTGAAGGCATCGAGTATGGCTCCGACAACCCCCTTAAGGTTTTAAat gTGCACCCATTTCTCATGTACTGTGGATTTCTCTTCCTCGTGGGCCAAG CAATGATGACTTACAAAACGGCGTACGCGTCGCACCAAGTTCAGAAAATGGTTCACGGTGGGCTTCACTTAATAGGCTTAGTTCTAGGTATTGTCGGAATCTGCGCCGCCTTTAGATTCCACGACAAAGTAAACCTAAAAGACATGGTCTCTCTTCACTCCTGGATCGGTCTCACCACTTTCATCCTCCTCGGCGTCCAG TGGCTATTCGGTGCGTTCACATTCTTAGCGCCGCAATCATCGTCGGGAACAAGGACGAGGATGATGCCGTGGCACGTCTTAGGTGGTCGGGCTCTACTTTATATGGGTATTGTCGCAGCACTGACCGGACTCATGCAGAGAGCTACGATGCTTGGTCAGAGCACAAACGCTGAGTCACGTCTAATTAACTTCCTCGGGTTAGCCATTCTACTCTTTGGCGTTTCCGTCGACTTCTCCGTCGCCCTTGGCCGTTACAACTGA
- the TTA1 gene encoding class I heat shock protein, putative (DUF1423) (Protein of unknown function (DUF1423); CONTAINS InterPro DOMAIN/s: Protein of unknown function DUF1423, plant (InterPro:IPR004082); BEST Arabidopsis thaliana protein match is: Protein of unknown function (DUF1423) (TAIR:AT3G63500.1); Has 415 Blast hits to 414 proteins in 82 species: Archae - 3; Bacteria - 32; Metazoa - 64; Fungi - 8; Plants - 255; Viruses - 0; Other Eukaryotes - 53 (source: NCBI BLink).), with amino-acid sequence MIGEKDLAGDGECSRTKTSKPRFSNLNNQTHQDDKTGQYHQKGVDFLNVRSNNLDGGFSSKSSPRSGNELTLSYLCENSGKLAESLGQKGKEVVTFSENSSYDDKWVERDFFNLREMNPNSSKRKAHEEEEEAEEEEDKKSNKIETLNLSLALPDVSLSLTASNAVKRPRVVTSERTTTSFSNDFTATAPSMSYSYSHPFSHNISCSMTRNSTDFDCSVGKDDHIWCAGEGTNGSVHSRFRPIGDGGVALANNPVSGKPSSSADYSFFPSELPARPGNEVTISGDSRKKVANLEDNDAVRSERVLYDIVSKSISSVALIIQGMADETLESAKEYLRNLIDSPEKKEKLVNLQNQIDKRSDLSKETLSKCVKDQLDILVAVRTGLKYFLSGKIRIPMNELVEIFLFLRCRNVNCKSLLPVDDCECKICSNNKGFCSSCMCPVCLRFDSASNTCSWVGCDVCSHWCHAACGIQKNLIKPGHSLKGQRGTTEMMFHCIGCAHKSEMFGFVKDVFVCCAKNWGLETLIKELDCVRKVFRGSDDAKGKALHLKANEMVKKLESKQISPLDASNFIIQFFNYAESIPEIPDPPRELTVAAETSYRKDEASVTPSTSKDQKKKSFALTDAMMNSFDSLESMVRIKEAETRMFQKKADEARIEAESFKRMIEMKTEKMEEEYTEKLARLCLQETEERRRNKLEELKKLENSHCDYRNMKLRMEAEIAGLLKRMEVTRQQLV; translated from the exons ATGATCGGAGAGAAAGATCTCGCCGGAGATGGAGAGTGTTCTCgaaccaaaacatcaaagcCTCGATTCTCTAATCTAAACAACCAAACTCATCAAGACGACAAAACCGGTCAGTATCATCAGAAAGGCGTCGACTTTCTCAACGTCCGGTCCAACAATCTCGATGGTgggttttcttcaaaatcatcaCCCAGATCAGGAAACGAGCTCACTCTTAGCTATCTCTGTGAAAACTCCGGTAAACTCGCTGAAAGTCTTGGTCAAAAGGGGAAAGAAGTAGTCACCTTTTCTGAGAATTCAAGCTACGATGATAAATGGGTCGAGAGagatttcttcaatttgaGAGAAATGAATCCTAATTCTTCTAAACGTAAGGctcacgaagaagaagaagaagctgaagaagaagaagataagaaaagtaacaaaatcgaaaccctaaatctctcTTTAGCTTTACCTGATGTATCTCTGTCTTTAACGGCGTCAAACGCCGTGAAAAGGCCGAGAGTGGTGACGAGCGAGAGAacaacgacgtcgttttcaaACGATTTCACGGCGACGGCGCCGTCGATGTCTTACTCTTACTCTCATCCTTTCTCTCACAACATTAGCTGCTCGATGACTCGAAACTCCACAGATTTCGATTGCTCCGTTGGTAAAGACGATCACATCTGGTGCGCCGGCGAAGGAACCAACGGATCTGTTCATAGCCGATTCAGACCAATCGGTGACGGCGGCGTAGCGCTCGCGAACAATCCAGTTTCCGGTAAACCTTCAAGCTCTGCTGATTACTCTTTCTTTCCCTCGGAGTTACCGGCTCGGCCGGGGAATGAAGTCACGATCTCCGGCGATTCGAGGAAGAAAGTAGCTAACTTGGAAGATAACGATGCGGTTAGATCGGAGAGGGTGTTATACGACATCGTTTCGAAATCGATTTCTTCTGTGGCTTTGATTATTCAAGGGATGGCTGATGAAACTCTAGAATCAGCTAAAGAGTATCTAAGGAACTTGATTGATTCaccggagaagaaggagaagctgGTGAATCTTCAGAACCAGATTGATAAAAGGTCTGATCTTAGTAAGGAGACGTTATCGAAATGTGTTAAAGATCAGCTTGATATCTTGGTAGCTGTAAGAACAGGGCTTAAGTATTTCCTCTCTGGTAAGATCAGAATCCCTATGAACGAATTGGTAGagatctttctcttcttgagATGTAGGAATGTGAATTGTAAGAGTCTCTTGCCTGTTGATGATTGTGAATGCAAGATCTGTTCCAACAACAAAGGCTTTTGTAGCTCTTGTATGTGTCCTgtttgtttgagatttgattcAGCTAGCAATACTTGTAGTTGGGTTGGTTGTGATGTGTGTTCGCATTGGTGTCATGCTGCTTGTGGGATTCAGAAGAATTTGATCAAACCGGGACATAGTTTGAAAGGTCAGAGAGGTACTACTGAGATGATGTTTCATTGCATTGGATGTGCTCATAAGTCAGAGATGTTTGGATTCGTTAAGgatgtttttgtgtgttgcGCTAAGAATTGGGGACTTGAGACTTTGATCAAGGAGCTTGATTGTGTTAGAAAGGTTTTCCGAGGAAGTGATGATGCAAAAGGCAAAGCATTGCATCTTAAAGCCAATGAAATGGTTAAGAAGCTAGAGAGTAAACAGATTTCCCCTCTTGATGCTTCTAACTTCATCATTCAGTTCTTCAACT ATGCTGAGTCAATACCAGAAATTCCCGACCCACCGAGAGAGCTAACCGTTGCAGCGGAAACGAGCTACAGAAAAGACGAGGCATCTGTGACGCCTTCAACATCAAAggatcaaaagaagaagagctttgCGTTAACAGATGCAATGATGAACAGTTTTGATAGTTTAGAGAGCATGGTGAGAATCAAGGAGGCTGAAACAAGAATGTTCCAGAAGAAAGCAGACGAGGCCAGAATAGAGGCAGAGAGTTTCAAGAGAATGATAGAAATGAAGACGGAGAAGATGGAGGAGGAGTACACAGAGAAACTAGCGCGTCTGTGTCTGCAGGAGACGGAGGAGAGAAGGAGGAATAAGCTGGAGGAGCTCAAGAAGCTTGAGAATTCGCACTGCGATTACAGGAACATGAAGCTGAGAATGGAGGCTGAGATTGCTGGATTGTTGAAGAGAATGGAAGTTACAAGACAACAATTGGTATGA
- the SDS gene encoding Cyclin family protein, translating into MKEIAMRNSKRKPEPTPFAGKKLRSTRLRRKRAQISPVLVQSPLWSKQIGVSAASVDSCSDLLADDNVSCGSSRVEKSSNPKKTLIEEVEVSKPGYNVKETIGDSKFRRITRSYSKLHKEKEGDEIEVSESSCVDSNSGAGLRRLNVKGNKINDNDEISFSRSDVTFAGHVSNSRSLNFESENKESDVVSVISGVEYCSKFGSVTGGADNEEIEISKPSSFVEADSSLGSAKELKPELEIVGCVSDLACSEKFSEEVSDSLDDESSEQRSEIYSQYSDFDYSDYTPSIFFDSGSEFSEKSSSDSPISHSRSLYLQFKEQFCRSTIPNDFGSSCEEEIHSELLRFDDEEVEESYLRLRERERSHAYMRDCAKAYCSRMDNTGLIPRLRSIMVQWIVKQCSDMGLQQETLFLGVGLLDRFLSKGSFKSERTLILVGIASLTLATRIEENQPYNSIRKRNFTIQNLRYSRHEVVAMEWLVQEVLNFKCFTPTIFNFLWFYLKAARANPEVERKAKSLAVTSLSDQTQLCFWPSTVAAALVVLACIEHNKISAYQRVIKVHVRTTDNELPECVKVFSVTLSLYTNLIFTTKRKVSDCFHIFVPYTTESGLVAWAVSNQKEQKP; encoded by the exons ATGAAGGAGATCGCGATGAGGAATTCAAAGCGCAAGCCTGAGCCGACGCCGTTCGCCGGGAAGAAGCTCCGGTCGACGCGATTACGCCGGAAGAGAGCACAGATCTCTCCCGTTCTTGTTCAATCACCTCTCTGGAGCAAACAAATCGGAGTCTCTGCTGCTTCTGTCGATTCCTGCTCCGATTTGCTAGCTGATGACAACGTTTCCTGTGGTTCGAGCAGAGTCGAGAAGAGCTCGAATCCGAAGAAGACTCTAATTGAAGAGGTAGAAGTTTCTAAACCTGGTTATAATGTGAAGGAGACGATTGGTGATTCGAAATTTCGAAGGATTACGAGGTCTTACTCTAAGCTACACAAGGAGAAGGAGGGAGATGAGATCGAAGTAAGCGAATCGTCTTGTGTTGATTCGAATTCTGGTGCTGGATTAAGGAGATTGAATGTGAAGGGAAATAAAATTAACGACAACGATGAGATCTCTTTCTCACGATCCGATGTGACCTTCGCCGGACATGTCTCCAACAGCCGGAGTTTGAATTTCGAATCGGAGAATAAGGAGAGCGACGTCGTTTCTGTCATATCTGGAGTTGAGTACTGTTCCAAGTTCGGGAGCGTTACCGGAGGAGCTGATAAcgaagaaattgaaatctcCAAGCCGAGCAGCTTCGTGGAAGCTGATTCCTCTCTTGGATCGGCCAAGGAATTGAAGCCGGAGCTTGAGATAGTCGGATGCGTCTCTGATCTCGCTTGCTCTGAGAAATTCTCGGAAGAGGTTTCGGATTCTCTCGATGATGAGTCATCTGAGCAACGTTCAGAGATATATTCACAGTATTCCGACTTCGATTACTCGGATTACACTCCGTCCATCTTCTTCGACTCTGGCAGCGAATTCTCTGAGAAATCTTCCTCTGATTCTCCTATTTCACATTCTCGCTCTCTGTACCTCCAGTTCAAGGAACAGTTCTGTAGATCCACGATTCCCAAcgattttggatcttcttgCGAGGAAGAAATTCACTCTGAA TTGCTAAGGTTTGATGATGAGGAGGTGGAAGAGAGCTATCTAAGGCtgagggaaagagaaagaagtcaTGCATATATGCGGGACTGTGCTAAGGCATACTGCTCCAGGATGGACAATACTGGTCTCATCCCTCGTCTACGCTCCATCATGGTTCAATGGATTGTAAAG CAATGTTCTGACATGGGGCTTCAGCAAGAGACATTGTTTCTAGGAGTTGGTCTGTTGGATCGATTCCTGAGCAAAGGATCATTCAAAAGCGAAAGGACTCTAATACTAGTCGGGATTGCGAGTCTTACTCTGGCCACCagaattgaagaaaatcaACCTTACAACAG CATCCGGAAAAGGAACTTCACCATTCAGAACCTAAGATATAGCCGGCATGAAGTGGTGGCAATGGAGTGGCTGGTTCAAGAAGTCCTCAACTTCAAATGCTTCACACCCACAATCTTCAACTTCTTGTG GTTCTACTTAAAAGCTGCTCGAGCCAATCCAGAAGTTGAAAGGAAAGCCAAATCCTTGGCTGTTACCTCACTATCCGACCAAACTCAACTCTGTTTTTGGCCCTCAACTGTAGCAGCTGCACTCGTGGTTCTCGCCTGCATCGAACACAACAAAATCTCTGCATACCAACGAGTCATAAAG GTCCATGTTAGAACAACAGATAACGAGTTGCCTGAATGCGTTAAGGTGTTTTCAGTAACACTCTCATTATATACAAATCTCATTTTTACCACTAAACGTAAGGTAAGTGACtgttttcacatttttgttCCCTATACAACAGAGTCTGGACTGGTTGCTTGGGCAGTAAGCAatcaaaaagaacaaaaaccctaa
- the SDS gene encoding Cyclin family protein (SOLO DANCERS (SDS); FUNCTIONS IN: cyclin-dependent protein kinase activity; INVOLVED IN: chiasma assembly, regulation of cell cycle, double-strand break repair via homologous recombination; LOCATED IN: nucleus, chloroplast; EXPRESSED IN: shoot apex, flower, seed; EXPRESSED DURING: F mature embryo stage, petal differentiation and expansion stage, E expanded cotyledon stage; CONTAINS InterPro DOMAIN/s: Cyclin, C-terminal (InterPro:IPR004367), Cyclin-like (InterPro:IPR011028), Cyclin-related (InterPro:IPR013763), Cyclin, N-terminal (InterPro:IPR006671), Cyclin (InterPro:IPR006670); BEST Arabidopsis thaliana protein match is: Cyclin family protein (TAIR:AT5G06150.1); Has 3541 Blast hits to 3470 proteins in 348 species: Archae - 0; Bacteria - 40; Metazoa - 1630; Fungi - 464; Plants - 953; Viruses - 3; Other Eukaryotes - 451 (source: NCBI BLink).): MKEIAMRNSKRKPEPTPFAGKKLRSTRLRRKRAQISPVLVQSPLWSKQIGVSAASVDSCSDLLADDNVSCGSSRVEKSSNPKKTLIEEVEVSKPGYNVKETIGDSKFRRITRSYSKLHKEKEGDEIEVSESSCVDSNSGAGLRRLNVKGNKINDNDEISFSRSDVTFAGHVSNSRSLNFESENKESDVVSVISGVEYCSKFGSVTGGADNEEIEISKPSSFVEADSSLGSAKELKPELEIVGCVSDLACSEKFSEEVSDSLDDESSEQRSEIYSQYSDFDYSDYTPSIFFDSGSEFSEKSSSDSPISHSRSLYLQFKEQFCRSTIPNDFGSSCEEEIHSELLRFDDEEVEESYLRLRERERSHAYMRDCAKAYCSRMDNTGLIPRLRSIMVQWIVKQCSDMGLQQETLFLGVGLLDRFLSKGSFKSERTLILVGIASLTLATRIEENQPYNSIRKRNFTIQNLRYSRHEVVAMEWLVQEVLNFKCFTPTIFNFLWFYLKAARANPEVERKAKSLAVTSLSDQTQLCFWPSTVAAALVVLACIEHNKISAYQRVIKVHVRTTDNELPECVKSLDWLLGQ, from the exons ATGAAGGAGATCGCGATGAGGAATTCAAAGCGCAAGCCTGAGCCGACGCCGTTCGCCGGGAAGAAGCTCCGGTCGACGCGATTACGCCGGAAGAGAGCACAGATCTCTCCCGTTCTTGTTCAATCACCTCTCTGGAGCAAACAAATCGGAGTCTCTGCTGCTTCTGTCGATTCCTGCTCCGATTTGCTAGCTGATGACAACGTTTCCTGTGGTTCGAGCAGAGTCGAGAAGAGCTCGAATCCGAAGAAGACTCTAATTGAAGAGGTAGAAGTTTCTAAACCTGGTTATAATGTGAAGGAGACGATTGGTGATTCGAAATTTCGAAGGATTACGAGGTCTTACTCTAAGCTACACAAGGAGAAGGAGGGAGATGAGATCGAAGTAAGCGAATCGTCTTGTGTTGATTCGAATTCTGGTGCTGGATTAAGGAGATTGAATGTGAAGGGAAATAAAATTAACGACAACGATGAGATCTCTTTCTCACGATCCGATGTGACCTTCGCCGGACATGTCTCCAACAGCCGGAGTTTGAATTTCGAATCGGAGAATAAGGAGAGCGACGTCGTTTCTGTCATATCTGGAGTTGAGTACTGTTCCAAGTTCGGGAGCGTTACCGGAGGAGCTGATAAcgaagaaattgaaatctcCAAGCCGAGCAGCTTCGTGGAAGCTGATTCCTCTCTTGGATCGGCCAAGGAATTGAAGCCGGAGCTTGAGATAGTCGGATGCGTCTCTGATCTCGCTTGCTCTGAGAAATTCTCGGAAGAGGTTTCGGATTCTCTCGATGATGAGTCATCTGAGCAACGTTCAGAGATATATTCACAGTATTCCGACTTCGATTACTCGGATTACACTCCGTCCATCTTCTTCGACTCTGGCAGCGAATTCTCTGAGAAATCTTCCTCTGATTCTCCTATTTCACATTCTCGCTCTCTGTACCTCCAGTTCAAGGAACAGTTCTGTAGATCCACGATTCCCAAcgattttggatcttcttgCGAGGAAGAAATTCACTCTGAA TTGCTAAGGTTTGATGATGAGGAGGTGGAAGAGAGCTATCTAAGGCtgagggaaagagaaagaagtcaTGCATATATGCGGGACTGTGCTAAGGCATACTGCTCCAGGATGGACAATACTGGTCTCATCCCTCGTCTACGCTCCATCATGGTTCAATGGATTGTAAAG CAATGTTCTGACATGGGGCTTCAGCAAGAGACATTGTTTCTAGGAGTTGGTCTGTTGGATCGATTCCTGAGCAAAGGATCATTCAAAAGCGAAAGGACTCTAATACTAGTCGGGATTGCGAGTCTTACTCTGGCCACCagaattgaagaaaatcaACCTTACAACAG CATCCGGAAAAGGAACTTCACCATTCAGAACCTAAGATATAGCCGGCATGAAGTGGTGGCAATGGAGTGGCTGGTTCAAGAAGTCCTCAACTTCAAATGCTTCACACCCACAATCTTCAACTTCTTGTG GTTCTACTTAAAAGCTGCTCGAGCCAATCCAGAAGTTGAAAGGAAAGCCAAATCCTTGGCTGTTACCTCACTATCCGACCAAACTCAACTCTGTTTTTGGCCCTCAACTGTAGCAGCTGCACTCGTGGTTCTCGCCTGCATCGAACACAACAAAATCTCTGCATACCAACGAGTCATAAAG GTCCATGTTAGAACAACAGATAACGAGTTGCCTGAATGCGTTAAG AGTCTGGACTGGTTGCTTGGGCAGTAA
- the SDS gene encoding Cyclin family protein (SOLO DANCERS (SDS); FUNCTIONS IN: cyclin-dependent protein kinase activity; INVOLVED IN: chiasma assembly, regulation of cell cycle, double-strand break repair via homologous recombination; LOCATED IN: nucleus, chloroplast; EXPRESSED IN: shoot apex, flower, seed; EXPRESSED DURING: F mature embryo stage, petal differentiation and expansion stage, E expanded cotyledon stage; CONTAINS InterPro DOMAIN/s: Cyclin, C-terminal (InterPro:IPR004367), Cyclin-like (InterPro:IPR011028), Cyclin-related (InterPro:IPR013763), Cyclin, N-terminal (InterPro:IPR006671), Cyclin, A/B/D/E (InterPro:IPR014400), Cyclin (InterPro:IPR006670); BEST Arabidopsis thaliana protein match is: Cyclin family protein (TAIR:AT5G06150.1); Has 3409 Blast hits to 3403 proteins in 338 species: Archae - 0; Bacteria - 0; Metazoa - 1595; Fungi - 422; Plants - 957; Viruses - 3; Other Eukaryotes - 432 (source: NCBI BLink).): MKEIAMRNSKRKPEPTPFAGKKLRSTRLRRKRAQISPVLVQSPLWSKQIGVSAASVDSCSDLLADDNVSCGSSRVEKSSNPKKTLIEEVSDSLDDESSEQRSEIYSQYSDFDYSDYTPSIFFDSGSEFSEKSSSDSPISHSRSLYLQFKEQFCRSTIPNDFGSSCEEEIHSELLRFDDEEVEESYLRLRERERSHAYMRDCAKAYCSRMDNTGLIPRLRSIMVQWIVKQCSDMGLQQETLFLGVGLLDRFLSKGSFKSERTLILVGIASLTLATRIEENQPYNSIRKRNFTIQNLRYSRHEVVAMEWLVQEVLNFKCFTPTIFNFLWFYLKAARANPEVERKAKSLAVTSLSDQTQLCFWPSTVAAALVVLACIEHNKISAYQRVIKVHVRTTDNELPECVKSLDWLLGQ, encoded by the exons ATGAAGGAGATCGCGATGAGGAATTCAAAGCGCAAGCCTGAGCCGACGCCGTTCGCCGGGAAGAAGCTCCGGTCGACGCGATTACGCCGGAAGAGAGCACAGATCTCTCCCGTTCTTGTTCAATCACCTCTCTGGAGCAAACAAATCGGAGTCTCTGCTGCTTCTGTCGATTCCTGCTCCGATTTGCTAGCTGATGACAACGTTTCCTGTGGTTCGAGCAGAGTCGAGAAGAGCTCGAATCCGAAGAAGACTCTAATTGAAGAG GTTTCGGATTCTCTCGATGATGAGTCATCTGAGCAACGTTCAGAGATATATTCACAGTATTCCGACTTCGATTACTCGGATTACACTCCGTCCATCTTCTTCGACTCTGGCAGCGAATTCTCTGAGAAATCTTCCTCTGATTCTCCTATTTCACATTCTCGCTCTCTGTACCTCCAGTTCAAGGAACAGTTCTGTAGATCCACGATTCCCAAcgattttggatcttcttgCGAGGAAGAAATTCACTCTGAA TTGCTAAGGTTTGATGATGAGGAGGTGGAAGAGAGCTATCTAAGGCtgagggaaagagaaagaagtcaTGCATATATGCGGGACTGTGCTAAGGCATACTGCTCCAGGATGGACAATACTGGTCTCATCCCTCGTCTACGCTCCATCATGGTTCAATGGATTGTAAAG CAATGTTCTGACATGGGGCTTCAGCAAGAGACATTGTTTCTAGGAGTTGGTCTGTTGGATCGATTCCTGAGCAAAGGATCATTCAAAAGCGAAAGGACTCTAATACTAGTCGGGATTGCGAGTCTTACTCTGGCCACCagaattgaagaaaatcaACCTTACAACAG CATCCGGAAAAGGAACTTCACCATTCAGAACCTAAGATATAGCCGGCATGAAGTGGTGGCAATGGAGTGGCTGGTTCAAGAAGTCCTCAACTTCAAATGCTTCACACCCACAATCTTCAACTTCTTGTG GTTCTACTTAAAAGCTGCTCGAGCCAATCCAGAAGTTGAAAGGAAAGCCAAATCCTTGGCTGTTACCTCACTATCCGACCAAACTCAACTCTGTTTTTGGCCCTCAACTGTAGCAGCTGCACTCGTGGTTCTCGCCTGCATCGAACACAACAAAATCTCTGCATACCAACGAGTCATAAAG GTCCATGTTAGAACAACAGATAACGAGTTGCCTGAATGCGTTAAG AGTCTGGACTGGTTGCTTGGGCAGTAA
- the SDS gene encoding Cyclin family protein — protein MKEIAMRNSKRKPEPTPFAGKKLRSTRLRRKRAQISPVLVQSPLWSKQIGVSAASVDSCSDLLADDNVSCGSSRVEKSSNPKKTLIEEVSDSLDDESSEQRSEIYSQYSDFDYSDYTPSIFFDSGSEFSEKSSSDSPISHSRSLYLQFKEQFCRSTIPNDFGSSCEEEIHSELLRFDDEEVEESYLRLRERERSHAYMRDCAKAYCSRMDNTGLIPRLRSIMVQWIVKQCSDMGLQQETLFLGVGLLDRFLSKGSFKSERTLILVGIASLTLATRIEENQPYNSIRKRNFTIQNLRYSRHEVVAMEWLVQEVLNFKCFTPTIFNFLFYLKAARANPEVERKAKSLAVTSLSDQTQLCFWPSTVAAALVVLACIEHNKISAYQRVIKVHVRTTDNELPECVKSLDWLLGQ, from the exons ATGAAGGAGATCGCGATGAGGAATTCAAAGCGCAAGCCTGAGCCGACGCCGTTCGCCGGGAAGAAGCTCCGGTCGACGCGATTACGCCGGAAGAGAGCACAGATCTCTCCCGTTCTTGTTCAATCACCTCTCTGGAGCAAACAAATCGGAGTCTCTGCTGCTTCTGTCGATTCCTGCTCCGATTTGCTAGCTGATGACAACGTTTCCTGTGGTTCGAGCAGAGTCGAGAAGAGCTCGAATCCGAAGAAGACTCTAATTGAAGAG GTTTCGGATTCTCTCGATGATGAGTCATCTGAGCAACGTTCAGAGATATATTCACAGTATTCCGACTTCGATTACTCGGATTACACTCCGTCCATCTTCTTCGACTCTGGCAGCGAATTCTCTGAGAAATCTTCCTCTGATTCTCCTATTTCACATTCTCGCTCTCTGTACCTCCAGTTCAAGGAACAGTTCTGTAGATCCACGATTCCCAAcgattttggatcttcttgCGAGGAAGAAATTCACTCTGAA TTGCTAAGGTTTGATGATGAGGAGGTGGAAGAGAGCTATCTAAGGCtgagggaaagagaaagaagtcaTGCATATATGCGGGACTGTGCTAAGGCATACTGCTCCAGGATGGACAATACTGGTCTCATCCCTCGTCTACGCTCCATCATGGTTCAATGGATTGTAAAG CAATGTTCTGACATGGGGCTTCAGCAAGAGACATTGTTTCTAGGAGTTGGTCTGTTGGATCGATTCCTGAGCAAAGGATCATTCAAAAGCGAAAGGACTCTAATACTAGTCGGGATTGCGAGTCTTACTCTGGCCACCagaattgaagaaaatcaACCTTACAACAG CATCCGGAAAAGGAACTTCACCATTCAGAACCTAAGATATAGCCGGCATGAAGTGGTGGCAATGGAGTGGCTGGTTCAAGAAGTCCTCAACTTCAAATGCTTCACACCCACAATCTTCAACTTCTT GTTCTACTTAAAAGCTGCTCGAGCCAATCCAGAAGTTGAAAGGAAAGCCAAATCCTTGGCTGTTACCTCACTATCCGACCAAACTCAACTCTGTTTTTGGCCCTCAACTGTAGCAGCTGCACTCGTGGTTCTCGCCTGCATCGAACACAACAAAATCTCTGCATACCAACGAGTCATAAAG GTCCATGTTAGAACAACAGATAACGAGTTGCCTGAATGCGTTAAG AGTCTGGACTGGTTGCTTGGGCAGTAA